The Bacteroidota bacterium DNA window TGAAGTATTAAGGACACTAGTATTTATACAAAAACAAATTCCTGCCAAAGACGAGCGATGGTTTTCCATTCGCATTATGCCCTACCGCACCTTCGACGACAAAATAGACGGCCTGGTCATCACTTTTATCGACATCTCCGATCTCAGGCAGGTGGAAGTAAAATTACATGAAACAGGGCAGATGCATCGTTTGCTCTTAAATTCATCCTCAGATGTAATAATTAAATTATCAACCGACTGGAAAATACTGGAGTTTAATCCCGAAGCCGAAAAATTTTTCGGCAAAAAACATGAGGATGCAGTAAACCAAAATTATATTCAGATGTTTATTCCTGAACCGGTGCGAAAAAAGACTGAAAAAGATATGAATAGGCTGCTGAACAAAATGCTTGATGGCAAATTCAAAATGCAGGTAATTGAAGCCGGAGGTTATATGCCAGTTGTTGAATGGTCCGTAAATGTACTGCTCAACAACCTGAAAATGCCAGCAGGAATGATTATTATCACTAAAAAAATAACAAAGCCATGAGTAACGAAGAAATGGATTTTACAGATGCACAAATGCTGCGCATGAAAGCTGAAGAACAACTGAAAGAGAAGCAAAAAAAAATAGACAAGTCGGTTATGGAAACTGACGTGAAAAAGCTCCTGCACGAACTGCAGGTGCACCAGATAGAATTAGAAATGCAGAACGAAGAGTTGCGCCAGGCATATGAAACGGCAGAAACAGCCCTTAAAAAATACACCATGTTGTACGATTTAGCCCCAATGGGCTATTTTACACTCGATTCCGATGGCAGTATCTGCGATCTGAACTTCACTGGCGCCGAAATGCTTGGCGATAAACGCGTTAGTTTGATAAACAGCAACTTTAAGCTATTCGTTTCCGAAGATTCGAAGCCTGTATTTAACAATTTTTTCAGAAAAATTTATGCCAGTAATGCTAAAGAATCGTGCGAAGTGATGCTTGGTTATGACAATAATCCTTTGTGCTTTGTTTATATGGAAGGCATAGTTACAGGCGATGACCGGAAATGCCTTTTGTCGGTAGTTGATATTTCAGGCTTCAAAAAGCAGAGCAATCCTTAAATACTACCATTGAACATTCCAAGAAAGAGGAGTCCAAATAAATCAGCACATCAAATAGATAGTGTCTGTTACGAATTCCTACGCTTCTTCGGGCTTTTAGCAAGGCTGGATTTAATTCCTGACAGAATAGATTTGAAGCAATAATTAAAAAAGGATCTTTCGGGATCTCTTTCATAATCTATAATTCCCTCTCTTACATCTTCATCCGGAAGCGGATTTGAATCCAACACTTTTATATTGGCAATAAATGACATAAATCTCTCTCTAAAGGCGGTTGTATCATCCGTCCGCTTATTCTTAACTGCGATATTCAATCCATGATAAAGCATGGTCATTTTGCCGGTTGCTTTAGCGTTATTTGCCGTAAGGCTGAAATGCATCGCATCTATTTTACCGGATGTAGCATAAATAAAAGCATTTTTCTCCAGCATAGGATTCAATTCACTTGCCTCCATGTCCGAAATAGTTCCATTCAATGAAAAGGTATTATCACTGTCGAATATTCTTCCTTTTAATAAAACAGTCATCTTGCCTTTTCCCATTAACAAGGCATCAGCATTAAGTTCTATAGCAGCGTTTTCTGTTTTGTAAATAGTGTCGTTAGTGATTTTGTAGATTTTAGCATGGAGCGCATTAAAGCTGATCCTTCCTGGCTCGTTTGCCTCCTTAACATGTTCGGTGTACGTGATATTCCCGCTTATAAGACCGATTGAATCAATGCGGATAATGCCGGGATAGTTGTAAATCATATCCTGGAATACGGTCTTGTTCACATGCAAGAATTTTTTTCGATTATCACGAAAAACTTTCATATCCATTTTTTCGATTTCGATATAAGAGCTTATCAGGCTCCTGGATCTGAAATAACCTGCAGCAGAAAAATCGTGAACGTAAATGTTGCTGAACCAGGCTTCAATACG harbors:
- a CDS encoding PAS domain-containing protein, whose amino-acid sequence is MSNEEMDFTDAQMLRMKAEEQLKEKQKKIDKSVMETDVKKLLHELQVHQIELEMQNEELRQAYETAETALKKYTMLYDLAPMGYFTLDSDGSICDLNFTGAEMLGDKRVSLINSNFKLFVSEDSKPVFNNFFRKIYASNAKESCEVMLGYDNNPLCFVYMEGIVTGDDRKCLLSVVDISGFKKQSNP